From the genome of Anaplasma ovis str. Haibei, one region includes:
- a CDS encoding integration host factor subunit alpha, protein MGQTLTRARLADAINREIGISREDALVLVGEILDEMVSSLVRGGLLKISSFGTFKVIRKKERIGRNPKTLEQFIVKEHNTVTFCPSVTMKRLINGEES, encoded by the coding sequence ATGGGTCAGACGCTTACGAGGGCTCGGCTTGCTGACGCGATTAACAGAGAAATTGGTATATCGCGCGAGGATGCGCTGGTGCTGGTTGGGGAAATACTTGACGAGATGGTGTCCTCCCTGGTTAGAGGGGGCCTCCTAAAGATATCTTCGTTTGGTACGTTCAAGGTGATAAGAAAGAAAGAACGGATTGGCAGAAACCCCAAAACTTTGGAGCAGTTCATAGTGAAGGAACATAACACCGTGACGTTTTGCCCGTCGGTAACGATGAAGCGCCTAATCAACGGCGAAGAATCGTGA
- a CDS encoding IspD/TarI family cytidylyltransferase: MVVVAAGEGSRLGIAGLPKQYMKIHNQAVLWYSITSSFAPYMHKVRVVIREGHDVLYQNAIKSLPPAIADRLLPPVYGGDRRQDSVRVGLESLDGMKPSIVAIHDACRPFAQAIPESSVTDALAQHSGVVQVLPVVDTIQVVSDNAIVGNVDRETARIVQTPQVYRYRDALACHNAMYRTDPDRHFTDDSSVMLECGMSVAVVEGSRNNFKITAAEDILRAELHLFSSAPHN, from the coding sequence ATGGTCGTTGTAGCTGCAGGAGAGGGTAGCAGACTTGGTATTGCTGGGTTGCCCAAGCAATATATGAAAATTCACAACCAAGCAGTACTGTGGTATTCCATCACCAGCTCATTCGCGCCTTACATGCATAAGGTAAGGGTTGTGATAAGAGAGGGGCATGACGTACTGTACCAGAATGCCATAAAGTCTCTGCCTCCGGCAATTGCAGACAGGCTTCTACCCCCCGTATATGGGGGCGATAGAAGGCAGGATTCTGTACGCGTAGGTTTGGAAAGCCTAGATGGCATGAAGCCCAGTATTGTGGCAATCCACGATGCATGCCGTCCATTTGCACAAGCAATACCAGAAAGTAGCGTCACAGATGCGCTTGCACAGCATTCGGGGGTTGTCCAGGTTTTGCCTGTTGTTGATACAATACAGGTTGTGTCAGACAATGCCATAGTGGGGAACGTCGATCGGGAGACTGCTCGTATAGTGCAAACTCCACAGGTGTACAGATACCGAGATGCGCTTGCATGCCACAATGCAATGTACCGTACAGACCCTGACAGACACTTCACGGACGATTCGTCAGTCATGCTAGAGTGTGGAATGTCAGTTGCAGTTGTTGAGGGGAGTCGCAACAATTTTAAAATTACCGCAGCCGAAGACATACTGCGAGCAGAGCTACATCTTTTCAGTAGTGCTCCCCACAATTAA
- the murC gene encoding UDP-N-acetylmuramate--L-alanine ligase produces MGSNPTPSVCAPLLLAWRRSLTDPFGFSSGSVLHFIGIGGIGMSALAMAAHDCGYTVQGSDTSTSLMVQTLLDRGIQVMPDHRTDNAHNADVVIYSNAIKSNNVELQSAIAAGKLVLRRTELLSKALGAKRTIVVSGSHGKTSTTGMLASIMEHAGMDPTVFIGGVALSYGNNYKMGTGEWAVVEGDESDAGFTELPCEIAVVTNLEWEHPDRYSCLEALERVFSNFLCNVKVGGAAVIPSRPSFMLGNSVRCSKITYGLEGGELLVSNTTYMGNATVFDIVGLNGAEVCRGVQLPVLGYHNVENALAAAAVAKHIGIGCSHIKAGLEGFMGVSRRFEIIANVRGVTFVDDYAHHPTEIEASRNAAKIFATSGRVIGILQPHRFTRVQHFFKDFASAISKFDYLILTDVYPAGEEVISGCESQDIVREVKSLGFDQVVHASTPDTIANIVASVAGPGDVVVAMGAGSITSMIRSISNAYMAQRSVRC; encoded by the coding sequence GTGGGTTCGAATCCCACTCCGTCCGTTTGTGCACCACTTCTGCTGGCTTGGAGGCGTAGTTTGACGGACCCTTTTGGATTTAGTTCCGGCAGTGTGCTACATTTCATAGGCATTGGGGGCATTGGGATGAGTGCATTGGCAATGGCCGCCCATGACTGTGGTTACACAGTGCAGGGGAGCGATACATCCACATCCCTGATGGTTCAAACCCTGTTAGACAGGGGCATCCAAGTAATGCCGGACCACAGGACAGACAACGCGCATAATGCAGACGTCGTGATATATTCTAACGCAATCAAGAGCAACAACGTCGAGTTACAGTCTGCAATTGCTGCGGGTAAGCTTGTTTTACGAAGAACGGAGCTGCTGTCCAAGGCGCTGGGTGCAAAGCGTACTATAGTTGTCTCTGGCTCGCACGGGAAAACCTCAACAACCGGCATGCTTGCATCTATAATGGAACATGCTGGAATGGACCCTACAGTCTTTATCGGTGGGGTCGCCCTTAGCTATGGTAATAACTACAAGATGGGCACTGGAGAGTGGGCCGTAGTTGAGGGCGATGAATCAGACGCCGGTTTTACTGAGCTGCCCTGTGAGATAGCTGTGGTTACAAATCTTGAGTGGGAGCATCCGGACAGGTATTCATGCTTAGAGGCCCTAGAAAGGGTGTTTTCAAATTTCCTTTGCAACGTAAAAGTTGGTGGAGCCGCTGTTATACCGAGCAGGCCGTCTTTCATGCTGGGCAATAGTGTGAGATGCAGCAAAATTACCTATGGTCTTGAAGGTGGTGAGCTACTAGTTTCCAATACCACGTATATGGGTAACGCCACAGTGTTTGACATAGTAGGACTGAATGGGGCAGAGGTTTGTCGTGGTGTGCAGCTGCCGGTGCTGGGGTACCACAACGTGGAAAATGCGCTCGCAGCGGCCGCGGTAGCTAAGCATATTGGTATCGGTTGTAGCCACATAAAGGCTGGTCTAGAAGGCTTCATGGGTGTTAGCAGAAGATTTGAAATTATCGCCAATGTTAGGGGAGTTACATTCGTTGATGACTATGCACATCACCCCACTGAAATAGAAGCCTCGAGAAACGCGGCTAAAATATTCGCAACCAGCGGGCGAGTGATCGGCATATTGCAGCCGCACCGATTCACCAGAGTTCAGCACTTTTTCAAAGACTTTGCAAGCGCGATCTCCAAGTTTGATTATCTGATTTTAACTGACGTATACCCTGCCGGCGAGGAGGTAATATCTGGCTGTGAGAGCCAGGATATTGTGCGCGAGGTGAAAAGCCTTGGATTCGATCAAGTTGTACATGCGAGCACACCCGATACAATCGCAAATATTGTCGCTTCCGTTGCAGGGCCGGGAGATGTAGTGGTGGCAATGGGGGCCGGTAGCATAACAAGCATGATACGCTCTATTTCCAACGCGTATATGGCTCAGCGCAGTGTGCGCTGCTAA
- the trpS gene encoding tryptophan--tRNA ligase encodes MIFSGIQPSGGVPHLGNYLGAIRRWVELQGSDQCLFCVVDLHALTAGNVPATVLHSRSVSLLATYIACGIDPEKSVLFVQSSVPEHSELCWILGCVTPMGWLNRMTQFKDKSRSGSTPNMGLYGYPVLMAADILLYKADLVPVGDDQMQHIELTQDIARAFNATHQVDYFPVPKPLSLDNSARIMSLRDGRKKMSKSDASDAARINLDDDDDSIVQKIMRATTDSIRGLSLEGLDERPEMHNLVNIFAVLSGMTKAEVCNEFAASGTKEFKEALAGLLVQTISPIRERIRELVRDAAYMDKIINAGNGAARVLAGRHIAEIKKIIGLVR; translated from the coding sequence GTGATATTTTCTGGTATCCAACCTAGTGGTGGTGTACCGCACTTAGGCAACTATCTGGGCGCAATACGCAGGTGGGTGGAATTACAAGGTTCTGACCAATGTCTTTTCTGTGTAGTAGATCTTCACGCGCTTACTGCAGGGAACGTGCCCGCAACTGTGCTGCACTCTCGATCAGTTAGCTTGCTAGCCACGTATATAGCATGCGGCATTGATCCGGAAAAGTCTGTACTGTTTGTGCAATCTTCGGTACCCGAGCATTCCGAGCTTTGCTGGATACTCGGATGCGTAACCCCTATGGGGTGGCTTAATCGCATGACGCAATTCAAGGATAAGAGCCGGAGTGGCAGTACACCGAACATGGGGCTGTACGGGTATCCAGTACTCATGGCAGCTGACATACTATTATACAAGGCAGACTTAGTACCCGTGGGCGATGACCAAATGCAGCATATCGAGCTCACCCAAGATATCGCTAGGGCGTTCAACGCAACGCACCAGGTAGACTATTTTCCCGTTCCAAAGCCGCTTAGCCTTGATAATTCAGCAAGAATTATGAGCCTGCGAGACGGCAGGAAGAAGATGAGCAAATCTGATGCGTCTGATGCCGCGCGCATCAACCTTGATGATGACGATGATAGCATAGTTCAGAAAATCATGCGTGCCACAACGGACAGCATACGCGGCCTATCGTTAGAAGGTCTGGATGAGAGGCCAGAAATGCACAACTTGGTCAATATATTTGCTGTACTTTCTGGAATGACCAAAGCAGAAGTGTGCAATGAGTTTGCGGCTAGTGGGACTAAAGAATTCAAAGAGGCGTTGGCGGGCTTATTGGTGCAAACCATCTCACCCATAAGAGAGAGAATAAGAGAGCTGGTGCGCGATGCTGCCTACATGGACAAAATAATAAACGCGGGAAATGGTGCGGCTAGGGTGTTAGCCGGCAGGCACATTGCAGAGATCAAAAAAATCATAGGGCTAGTGCGGTAG
- a CDS encoding TlpA family protein disulfide reductase, producing the protein MKFIIVARKGLVRGTLMVPKVLYNKCFIAAFCILAVASFILIGSVHNYELELERSSIKIQEINSDEALYGLMSKIGAGPTLLVLYTSWCSNCVEKMPEVIGVIGSYKDVEPVVISLDTNKEKLAGFLLSQRQINFVPYNVSPAYHSKLAYALAGKGVYFDGRIPYISVLGNGSAPSGNITSSRTLRAVMDSITSGKTQGE; encoded by the coding sequence TTGAAGTTCATAATTGTGGCAAGGAAGGGTCTTGTACGGGGTACGCTTATGGTTCCCAAAGTGCTGTACAACAAGTGTTTCATAGCTGCGTTTTGCATACTTGCGGTTGCGTCATTCATACTAATCGGCAGCGTGCACAACTACGAGCTGGAGCTGGAGCGGTCCTCGATCAAGATTCAGGAGATTAACTCTGATGAGGCCCTTTATGGCCTGATGTCAAAAATAGGAGCAGGCCCTACTCTTTTGGTGCTGTACACCTCGTGGTGTAGCAACTGTGTGGAGAAGATGCCTGAAGTTATAGGGGTCATCGGCTCGTACAAAGATGTAGAGCCTGTAGTTATTTCTCTAGATACTAATAAAGAAAAACTCGCTGGGTTTTTGCTGTCTCAGAGGCAAATAAACTTCGTGCCATATAACGTATCCCCCGCGTATCACAGCAAGCTTGCCTACGCATTGGCCGGTAAGGGTGTGTATTTTGATGGGCGGATACCGTACATATCGGTACTCGGCAACGGCAGCGCCCCCTCTGGCAACATCACCAGTTCACGGACACTGCGAGCGGTTATGGATTCTATAACTTCGGGAAAGACCCAAGGTGAGTGA
- the purE gene encoding 5-(carboxyamino)imidazole ribonucleotide mutase codes for MGSKSDFPTMSATTLALDELRIEFEVLVVSAHRTPDRLYDFAKTAHTRGIKVIVAGAGGAAHLPGMVASLTSIPVIGVPIKSECLNGLDSLLSIAQMPRGTPVATMSIGAAGAANAAVFAATILGLSDANVRHRLVEWKAKLTAAVNVSPFEGEH; via the coding sequence ATGGGCAGCAAGTCTGACTTTCCCACCATGAGCGCCACAACGTTGGCTTTGGATGAGCTGCGCATTGAATTTGAAGTGCTGGTAGTCTCGGCCCACAGAACACCAGACAGGCTGTATGACTTCGCGAAAACCGCGCACACAAGGGGGATCAAAGTCATAGTAGCAGGTGCGGGCGGGGCGGCACACTTACCAGGAATGGTTGCCTCCTTGACAAGTATTCCCGTCATAGGTGTGCCCATAAAGAGCGAGTGCTTGAATGGGCTAGACAGCTTGTTATCCATAGCACAAATGCCCAGAGGGACCCCGGTCGCTACTATGTCTATTGGAGCAGCGGGAGCCGCAAATGCTGCTGTGTTTGCGGCCACAATACTCGGGTTAAGCGATGCTAACGTGCGGCACAGGCTTGTAGAGTGGAAAGCAAAGCTTACAGCTGCGGTGAATGTGTCACCTTTTGAGGGCGAACACTAG
- the ychF gene encoding redox-regulated ATPase YchF: protein MGLNCGIVGLPNVGKSTLFNALTKTMAAEMANYPFCTIEPNKGMSAVRDSRLKALASTAGSQNVVFSQVEFVDIAGLVRGASGGEGLGNKFLGHIREVDAIMHVLRCFEDSDVSHVHQVVDPISDAEVVEMELIMADIDSVKRRLPNLEKAIKSGKEDKGKLVVLEEILKTLESGQPARSAIGSVDPEELKQLQLLSSKPVMYVCNVEDTNVVGGNALSALVSKMAEARGSKCCYLSAKLETDVLSIDDEEERRTFLAEIGMEEPGIDVAVRNMYALLDLITFFTVGPKEARAWPIKRNTKADKAAGVIHTDFEKGFIKAETTSFQDYVQYGGESGCREAGKMRFEGRDYVVQDGDVIHFRVNK, encoded by the coding sequence ATGGGGTTAAATTGCGGGATAGTGGGGCTACCCAACGTGGGGAAGTCTACTTTGTTCAATGCGCTCACCAAGACTATGGCGGCAGAAATGGCCAATTACCCGTTTTGCACGATTGAGCCTAACAAGGGCATGTCCGCAGTTCGCGATTCGAGGCTCAAGGCGCTGGCATCCACAGCAGGCTCCCAAAATGTCGTGTTCAGCCAAGTGGAGTTTGTAGACATTGCGGGGCTGGTTAGGGGGGCAAGTGGCGGCGAAGGGTTGGGAAACAAATTTCTCGGCCACATAAGAGAAGTAGATGCAATAATGCACGTGCTGCGCTGTTTTGAAGACAGTGACGTCAGCCATGTACACCAAGTTGTTGATCCGATTAGTGATGCGGAAGTGGTGGAGATGGAGCTGATTATGGCCGATATAGACAGCGTCAAGCGCCGCTTACCAAATTTGGAAAAGGCAATCAAATCCGGCAAGGAAGACAAGGGCAAGCTTGTTGTGTTGGAGGAAATTCTTAAAACTCTTGAAAGCGGACAGCCCGCAAGAAGTGCTATTGGCAGCGTGGATCCGGAAGAACTAAAACAGTTGCAACTCCTCTCGAGCAAGCCTGTAATGTACGTATGTAACGTCGAGGATACAAACGTGGTGGGGGGCAATGCTCTCTCGGCTCTGGTTAGCAAAATGGCTGAGGCCAGGGGCAGTAAATGCTGTTATCTCTCAGCAAAGCTGGAGACTGATGTCCTTAGCATTGACGACGAAGAAGAAAGAAGAACTTTTTTGGCAGAGATTGGCATGGAGGAACCAGGCATAGATGTTGCGGTGCGCAATATGTATGCACTGCTAGATTTGATAACCTTCTTCACCGTAGGACCAAAAGAGGCTCGGGCATGGCCAATTAAGCGGAATACCAAGGCCGACAAGGCCGCTGGAGTTATACATACTGATTTTGAAAAGGGATTTATCAAGGCAGAAACCACGAGTTTTCAGGATTATGTGCAGTATGGCGGCGAATCTGGATGTAGGGAGGCAGGGAAGATGAGGTTTGAGGGAAGGGACTACGTGGTGCAGGATGGGGACGTAATACATTTTAGGGTAAACAAGTAA
- a CDS encoding MerR family transcriptional regulator: MTTDLQTRSEADEVRERVFCTISDVAKEVGVEQYVLRFWESKFAQINPIKRRGRRLYDRQNVAIIKRIKHMLYDKGYTIRGAQLELKRRKSMSEVVAERNDGLIQLLRHMTEMRDVLIKKLNGM, translated from the coding sequence GTGACCACTGATCTGCAAACCCGGAGTGAAGCGGACGAAGTTCGCGAGAGGGTTTTTTGTACAATTAGTGATGTGGCAAAAGAAGTCGGTGTGGAGCAGTATGTGCTCAGGTTTTGGGAGAGTAAGTTTGCACAGATTAACCCAATCAAACGGCGTGGCAGAAGGCTGTATGACAGGCAGAACGTTGCCATTATCAAAAGAATTAAACACATGCTTTATGACAAGGGGTACACCATAAGAGGTGCGCAGCTGGAGCTAAAGCGAAGAAAAAGCATGTCAGAGGTTGTGGCAGAAAGGAATGATGGCCTCATTCAGCTGTTGCGTCACATGACCGAAATGCGGGATGTGCTGATCAAGAAACTAAACGGAATGTAG
- the ispF gene encoding 2-C-methyl-D-erythritol 2,4-cyclodiphosphate synthase — protein MPFRVGVGYDMHRFADSPPESGYIVLCGVEIAFHRKIEAHSDGDVGTHALVDALLGCVGEGSIGEHFPNTDPRWKCMSSTHFLLEAQNKALTKGYAMLNFDLTMVCELPKIIPHVHRMKLFMSKLLGMDTSAINIKAVTTEKLGSIGRGEGIAAHAVVLCRKIAETAPNPGSKNPSGT, from the coding sequence GTGCCTTTCAGGGTGGGCGTAGGTTATGATATGCACAGGTTTGCTGACTCTCCACCTGAAAGCGGCTACATTGTCCTGTGCGGGGTGGAAATAGCATTCCACAGGAAAATAGAAGCGCACTCAGACGGTGATGTAGGCACACACGCGTTGGTGGATGCCTTGTTAGGTTGTGTGGGAGAGGGGAGCATAGGTGAGCATTTTCCTAACACAGACCCAAGATGGAAGTGTATGAGTTCTACTCACTTTTTGTTGGAGGCCCAGAATAAGGCCCTGACTAAAGGTTATGCTATGCTGAATTTTGACCTTACCATGGTCTGTGAGCTCCCAAAAATTATCCCGCATGTTCACCGGATGAAGTTGTTCATGTCCAAGCTACTTGGCATGGATACCTCAGCAATAAACATAAAAGCGGTGACCACGGAAAAGCTTGGGTCTATTGGACGAGGTGAAGGAATTGCAGCGCACGCCGTGGTGCTGTGCCGCAAAATTGCCGAGACAGCACCCAACCCGGGCAGTAAAAATCCTAGTGGCACATAG
- the rodA gene encoding rod shape-determining protein RodA, producing the protein MSKIRVLLLLDVAMLLLVGFGIQYSSAGGHWHPFAEHHLYVCAVCIPLSIAASFVSVKSYMRYSYLAYAGAFCLLLMVHAFGHAAMGATRWLKVGAFGAQPSEFAKVSLILALARYFHDRNPHRSLSLRNFTGGMIITLPLVISVSKQPNLGTAGIMLLMAMLIMFVAVADRRYMALFLSLLCAMSPVVWGMLHHYQKNRLLSFLDPGRDPMGMGYNSLQSQIAIGSGGVYGKGFASGSQTRLGFLPEKQTDFVFSVFSEEHGFVGVILLFALYSVLVYTSLYVALCARCNFSKLMAVGISAFFMLHLFINVGMVTGILPIVGIPLPFLSYGGSIMLTSMVLVGILAAVAREARTT; encoded by the coding sequence ATGTCTAAGATACGCGTTTTACTGTTGCTGGACGTGGCCATGCTGCTGCTTGTTGGCTTTGGAATCCAATACTCCTCCGCTGGCGGGCACTGGCACCCTTTTGCTGAGCACCACTTGTACGTTTGTGCAGTGTGTATACCTCTATCTATCGCGGCGTCATTTGTCAGCGTAAAGTCGTATATGAGGTACTCGTACTTGGCGTACGCTGGTGCATTTTGCCTTCTACTGATGGTACACGCTTTTGGACATGCAGCCATGGGTGCGACCAGGTGGCTAAAAGTAGGCGCCTTTGGCGCGCAACCCTCGGAGTTTGCCAAAGTTTCCCTGATCCTCGCATTGGCCCGATATTTTCATGACAGAAACCCACACCGATCCCTGAGTTTACGCAATTTCACTGGGGGAATGATAATCACCTTGCCGCTAGTAATTTCAGTGTCTAAACAACCCAACTTGGGCACCGCGGGTATTATGTTGCTTATGGCCATGCTCATAATGTTTGTTGCCGTAGCAGATAGGCGATACATGGCGTTGTTCCTATCTCTGCTGTGCGCAATGTCTCCCGTGGTATGGGGAATGCTGCATCATTACCAGAAAAACAGGCTGCTATCCTTTCTGGACCCCGGGCGTGACCCTATGGGTATGGGGTATAATTCTTTGCAGTCACAAATAGCCATAGGTTCTGGTGGCGTGTACGGCAAGGGCTTTGCGAGCGGTAGCCAGACCAGATTGGGTTTTCTGCCCGAGAAGCAGACCGATTTCGTGTTTTCCGTTTTTAGCGAGGAGCATGGGTTTGTGGGTGTGATTTTGCTGTTCGCCCTGTACAGCGTGTTGGTATATACCAGCTTATATGTTGCCTTGTGCGCACGCTGCAACTTCAGCAAGCTGATGGCGGTGGGGATCTCCGCATTTTTCATGTTGCACCTCTTCATCAATGTAGGCATGGTTACCGGCATTTTGCCCATAGTTGGGATTCCTCTACCGTTCCTATCATACGGGGGAAGTATTATGCTCACGAGTATGGTGCTTGTGGGCATACTTGCAGCTGTTGCCCGGGAGGCCCGTACCACCTGA